From the Exiguobacterium aurantiacum genome, one window contains:
- a CDS encoding heavy metal translocating P-type ATPase — translation MKTVELSIQGMTCAACSARIEKVLNKMDGVDATVNLPLETATIRVEEGITEEQLIARIEKIGYGAERKAELTPKHDLRPLERKVLISALLSAPLLLVMITHIPGVTFHADWLMNPWWQFALATPVQFWIGAQFYKGAYKSLKSGAANMDVLVATGTSAAYFYSVFEMLVHPMHPSLYFETSAVLITLVLLGKWLEARAKEKTTDALKSLLSLQAKEAILLVDGVERSVAIDLVKAGDVIVVRPGEKVPVDGKIVEGETVIDESMLTGESIPSEKSVGADVVGGTINRSHRVLMVAERVGSETMLAQIVRVVEQAQTDKAPIQRQADRISGVFVPIVVAISALTFAVWTLGFNDLDMAIRASIAVLVIACPCALGLATPTSIMVGTGRAAEQGVLFKGGGQLESLNGVDIVVFDKTGTLTKGTPEVVATFGETSFLKQAIMAERQSTHPLAEAIGRGEGNGQVERVEELAGRGLKAVVDGKPLLIGSVRMMQEAGFELPAWDMQAMTPVYVADESGIVAAFGLQDRLKERSRAVVQQLAKTRQVYVLTGDRKEVALDVARQLGIPETNVIAEVLPVEKADHVEALKRQGRVAMVGDGMNDAPALAVADVGIAFGSGTDIALEAADVTVMGQDIEGVNRAIEMSALTMRNIRQNLFWALAYNSLGIPVAAAGLLAPWIAGAAMAFSSVSVVLNALRLKTQGGTSK, via the coding sequence ATGAAAACCGTCGAACTGTCGATTCAAGGGATGACATGCGCCGCATGTTCGGCCCGGATCGAAAAAGTATTGAATAAAATGGACGGTGTCGATGCGACCGTCAACTTGCCGCTCGAGACGGCGACCATTCGCGTCGAAGAAGGAATCACTGAAGAACAATTGATTGCCCGGATCGAGAAGATCGGTTACGGAGCCGAACGGAAGGCTGAATTGACACCAAAACACGACCTCCGCCCGCTCGAGCGAAAAGTGCTCATCTCGGCACTATTGTCAGCACCGCTACTGCTCGTCATGATCACGCACATCCCGGGTGTGACGTTCCACGCCGATTGGCTCATGAATCCGTGGTGGCAATTCGCGCTCGCCACGCCGGTCCAGTTCTGGATCGGGGCCCAGTTCTACAAAGGGGCGTATAAGAGCCTGAAGAGCGGCGCGGCCAATATGGACGTCCTCGTGGCGACAGGGACGTCGGCGGCTTATTTTTATTCCGTCTTCGAGATGCTCGTACATCCGATGCATCCGTCGCTCTATTTTGAGACGAGTGCCGTTTTGATTACGCTCGTATTGCTCGGGAAATGGTTAGAGGCCCGAGCGAAGGAGAAGACGACGGATGCGCTCAAATCGCTCTTGTCGTTACAGGCGAAAGAAGCGATTTTACTCGTCGATGGTGTGGAGCGGTCGGTCGCGATCGACTTGGTTAAAGCCGGTGACGTCATCGTCGTCCGACCTGGGGAAAAAGTGCCGGTCGATGGAAAAATCGTCGAAGGTGAGACGGTCATCGATGAGTCGATGTTGACCGGAGAGTCGATCCCGTCAGAGAAAAGCGTCGGGGCTGACGTCGTCGGCGGGACGATTAACCGCTCACACCGGGTGTTGATGGTCGCCGAACGTGTCGGCAGCGAGACGATGCTCGCTCAAATTGTCCGCGTCGTCGAGCAGGCCCAGACCGATAAAGCTCCGATTCAACGGCAAGCGGACCGCATTTCTGGTGTGTTCGTCCCAATCGTCGTCGCCATTAGTGCGTTGACGTTCGCCGTCTGGACACTTGGATTCAATGATTTGGATATGGCGATTCGGGCCTCGATTGCCGTTCTCGTCATCGCTTGCCCATGTGCGCTCGGATTAGCGACACCGACGTCGATTATGGTCGGGACGGGGCGTGCCGCTGAACAAGGCGTCCTATTCAAAGGGGGCGGTCAGCTCGAATCGTTGAATGGTGTCGACATCGTCGTCTTCGATAAGACGGGGACGCTCACGAAAGGGACGCCGGAAGTCGTGGCTACGTTCGGAGAGACGTCGTTTTTAAAGCAGGCGATCATGGCCGAACGTCAGTCGACGCACCCACTAGCTGAGGCGATTGGCCGGGGTGAAGGGAACGGTCAGGTCGAACGCGTCGAAGAGTTGGCTGGTCGAGGATTGAAAGCGGTCGTAGATGGGAAACCTCTCCTTATCGGCTCGGTCCGCATGATGCAAGAGGCCGGTTTCGAGTTACCGGCATGGGATATGCAGGCGATGACGCCGGTCTATGTGGCCGATGAGTCTGGAATCGTCGCGGCGTTCGGTCTTCAGGACCGGTTGAAAGAGCGTAGCCGCGCCGTCGTCCAACAACTTGCCAAGACAAGACAAGTCTATGTCTTGACCGGTGACCGGAAAGAAGTCGCGCTCGACGTCGCCCGTCAACTTGGGATTCCGGAAACGAACGTCATCGCCGAGGTGTTGCCTGTCGAGAAGGCGGACCATGTTGAGGCGCTGAAACGGCAAGGTCGTGTGGCCATGGTCGGGGATGGGATGAATGATGCCCCGGCACTGGCTGTCGCCGATGTCGGCATCGCGTTCGGCAGCGGGACTGACATCGCCTTAGAGGCGGCCGATGTCACCGTGATGGGTCAAGATATTGAAGGTGTGAACCGCGCCATCGAAATGAGCGCGTTGACGATGCGTAACATTCGCCAAAACTTGTTCTGGGCGCTTGCCTATAACAGTTTAGGCATCCCGGTCGCAGCGGCCGGACTACTCGCCCCATGGATTGCCGGGGCGGCGATGGCGTTCAGTTCGGTCTCGGTCGTTTTGAACGCGCTACGATTGAAAACACAAGGAGGAACATCAAAATGA
- a CDS encoding metal-sensitive transcriptional regulator, giving the protein MEEFMHDQPLVPREDAEREALSKRLRRIEGQVRGIQKMVESDRYCVDILTQTSAIQAALKQVEMQLLERHMRKCLVHASETEDMDPYIDELMTIVSRIKK; this is encoded by the coding sequence ATGGAAGAATTCATGCATGACCAACCGCTCGTCCCGCGTGAAGACGCGGAACGTGAAGCGCTCAGCAAACGGCTGCGCCGGATTGAAGGACAAGTACGTGGGATTCAAAAGATGGTCGAGAGCGACCGCTATTGCGTCGATATTTTGACGCAGACGTCAGCGATTCAAGCGGCGCTCAAACAAGTCGAGATGCAATTGCTCGAACGCCATATGCGCAAATGTCTAGTCCATGCCAGTGAAACGGAAGACATGGACCCATACATTGACGAATTGATGACAATCGTCAGCCGCATCAAAAAGTAA
- a CDS encoding long-chain-fatty-acid--CoA ligase translates to MANLVTALQGVVAAHPNKAAYVFGEDTVSYGQFFGQIEAMAATLEQKGIGQGDHVALVLGNSPAFLISYFAVLARGGVVIPINPTYTPDEMAYILVDGDVKAIVALSPLVAQAEAALTKLPQLGLVISVPYADVPALKRDGDIEFLPFNEAFASTKGELVTVDEEEVAVILYTSGTTGKPKGALLTHLNLFSNAHSIGEYLEITPEDKALAALPMFHVFCLTVIVNAPLLRGATIVILPKFSPQDVFDLIPRHRVSIFAGVPTMYNFLLQTAMKVPAYASALKHVRVFVSGGASLPVQLLESFEQKFECKILEGYGLSEASPVTCFNPLHGERKAGSIGPSIVHVENKVVDELGEEVGVDEVGELIVRGPNVMKGYYKLPEETSMTLRDGWLYTGDLAKRDKDGYFYIVDRKKDMVIVGGYNVYPREVEEVLYQCPGIVEAAVIGVPDAEQGEAVKAFIVTRDEHVTLDEIRAFAATKLAKYKQPTHIEIIDELPRNTTGKILRTVLKSEAFQRN, encoded by the coding sequence ATGGCAAACTTAGTCACGGCACTACAGGGCGTTGTGGCCGCGCATCCGAATAAAGCGGCCTACGTGTTTGGGGAAGACACGGTCAGCTACGGACAGTTTTTCGGTCAAATCGAGGCGATGGCGGCGACGCTCGAGCAAAAAGGCATCGGTCAAGGGGACCACGTCGCACTCGTCCTCGGCAATAGCCCGGCGTTCTTGATTTCCTATTTTGCGGTGCTCGCACGAGGTGGGGTCGTCATTCCGATCAACCCTACATACACACCAGATGAGATGGCCTATATTTTAGTCGATGGGGACGTGAAGGCGATCGTCGCCTTGTCACCGCTCGTCGCGCAAGCAGAAGCCGCGCTCACGAAGTTACCACAACTCGGACTCGTCATCTCGGTCCCGTACGCGGATGTACCGGCGTTGAAACGGGACGGGGACATCGAGTTCTTGCCGTTCAACGAGGCGTTCGCGTCGACGAAAGGGGAACTCGTCACGGTCGATGAGGAAGAGGTTGCCGTCATCCTCTATACGAGTGGGACGACCGGGAAGCCGAAGGGTGCCTTGTTGACGCATCTCAACTTGTTCTCGAACGCCCATTCAATCGGGGAATATTTGGAGATCACGCCGGAAGATAAAGCGCTCGCGGCGTTGCCGATGTTCCACGTCTTCTGTCTAACCGTCATCGTCAACGCACCGCTTCTCCGCGGGGCGACGATCGTCATCTTGCCGAAGTTTTCGCCGCAAGACGTGTTCGACCTCATCCCGAGACACCGCGTCAGCATTTTCGCCGGTGTGCCGACGATGTACAATTTCCTGTTGCAGACGGCGATGAAAGTCCCGGCGTACGCCTCGGCGCTCAAGCACGTCCGCGTCTTCGTATCCGGTGGGGCCAGCCTGCCGGTGCAACTGCTCGAATCGTTCGAGCAGAAATTTGAATGTAAGATCCTCGAAGGGTATGGTTTGTCAGAAGCGTCACCGGTCACTTGTTTTAATCCGCTCCACGGCGAGCGCAAAGCCGGATCGATTGGGCCGTCGATTGTCCACGTCGAGAATAAAGTCGTCGATGAGCTCGGGGAAGAGGTCGGGGTCGACGAAGTCGGTGAACTCATCGTCCGTGGACCGAACGTCATGAAAGGCTATTACAAGTTGCCGGAAGAGACGTCGATGACGCTTCGCGACGGATGGCTCTATACGGGCGACTTGGCGAAACGCGACAAGGACGGGTACTTCTACATCGTCGACCGGAAAAAAGACATGGTCATTGTCGGCGGCTATAACGTTTATCCACGTGAAGTCGAAGAAGTGCTCTATCAGTGTCCGGGCATCGTCGAGGCGGCCGTCATCGGGGTCCCTGACGCCGAGCAAGGCGAAGCGGTCAAAGCGTTCATCGTCACCCGTGACGAACACGTGACGCTCGACGAGATTAGAGCGTTCGCGGCGACGAAACTCGCAAAATATAAACAACCGACACACATCGAAATTATTGATGAACTGCCTCGGAACACGACCGGGAAGATTTTACGGACCGTCTTGAAGAGCGAGGCGTTCCAACGCAATTGA
- a CDS encoding PTS sugar transporter subunit IIA, producing the protein MYRFITEWMDANWMWVTEQPTFDLAVRAIGLELEGRGIVDEMFAHVVIEQERAIPSGVTDVAVPVAVVDVPLDVSKQDGITLLHLNHPFAMQTIAGDTIRAEAIFFITATTESKKSSLHKLMDDLLMDDETLQALVHVQSRTGLYHLQTMDLKAFSY; encoded by the coding sequence ATGTACCGATTTATTACTGAATGGATGGACGCGAATTGGATGTGGGTGACGGAGCAACCGACGTTTGATCTCGCAGTCCGCGCAATCGGTCTTGAGCTAGAAGGAAGAGGGATTGTTGATGAGATGTTCGCGCACGTCGTCATCGAGCAAGAGCGGGCGATTCCGTCGGGGGTGACGGATGTCGCCGTGCCGGTCGCTGTCGTCGATGTACCGCTCGATGTCTCGAAACAAGACGGGATCACCTTGCTTCATCTCAATCATCCGTTTGCGATGCAGACGATTGCGGGTGACACGATTCGGGCCGAGGCGATTTTCTTCATTACGGCGACGACTGAATCGAAGAAATCATCGCTCCACAAATTGATGGATGACTTGCTCATGGATGACGAGACGCTACAGGCGCTCGTCCACGTGCAGAGCCGGACCGGTTTGTATCATTTGCAGACGATGGACTTGAAAGCGTTTTCTTATTGA
- a CDS encoding aminoglycoside phosphotransferase family protein, producing MVERLINMFKLEVSKVYEVEDSFSSTVYKCLLTNGQNIFLKIPYSKVKLNRELEAYRLLSESIPTPKLLNYWLGDENCVGALLLTELKGETLTSNTSSSIAFQVGQIHGKLHTIQPNENYPSLHINNVFQNWSQFVDAQFYNFAKDVKPVIDDRLYKLALEKFEKMKQELPSPDGPSFIHMDFRPGNIIINENQISGIIDFETVRFGSTEVDFTKLYRDYLSLNENLYLAYKEGYDSIRPLIDLDLVLPFYRFTDSFNSLGWCKRRGLSENMNFFERNLEILKESVL from the coding sequence ATGGTAGAACGTTTAATTAATATGTTCAAATTAGAAGTATCTAAGGTATATGAGGTCGAGGACTCCTTTAGCTCTACCGTATATAAATGCTTGTTGACAAATGGACAAAATATTTTTCTTAAAATTCCTTATTCAAAAGTTAAATTGAATCGTGAATTAGAGGCTTATCGCCTTTTAAGTGAGTCCATTCCAACACCAAAGCTACTGAACTATTGGCTTGGTGACGAAAATTGCGTTGGGGCTCTCCTATTAACTGAATTAAAAGGTGAGACTCTTACATCAAACACATCTTCCTCTATTGCTTTTCAAGTTGGGCAAATTCATGGCAAGCTCCATACAATCCAGCCCAATGAAAATTACCCATCATTACATATAAATAACGTATTTCAAAATTGGTCGCAATTTGTCGATGCTCAATTTTATAACTTTGCTAAGGACGTAAAGCCTGTAATCGATGATAGATTGTACAAACTAGCGCTTGAGAAATTTGAAAAAATGAAACAAGAACTCCCGTCACCCGATGGACCAAGTTTTATCCACATGGACTTTCGACCAGGCAATATTATTATAAATGAAAATCAAATTTCAGGAATAATCGATTTTGAAACTGTGCGATTTGGATCAACAGAAGTTGATTTTACTAAACTATATCGTGATTATTTATCCCTCAACGAAAATTTATACCTCGCTTACAAAGAAGGATACGACAGTATTCGACCTCTAATAGATTTAGATCTCGTTCTGCCGTTTTATCGTTTTACTGACTCTTTTAATAGCTTAGGTTGGTGCAAGCGACGCGGTCTCTCAGAAAATATGAATTTTTTCGAGAGAAATTTGGAGATTTTAAAAGAGTCTGTGTTATAG
- a CDS encoding lipoate--protein ligase encodes MKFIFNPDIRDPKLNLAVEEYILKHLNVEHEDYFLFYINGPSIIIGKNQNTSEEVNLKYIEENGIDVVRRLSGGGAVYHDEGNLNFSFITKDDGNSFNNYKKFTQPIVDALKQLGVEAELTGRNDIQVGERKISGNAQFTTRGRMFSHGTLMFNSNIEEVVNSLNVSEEKMRSKGIKSVRSRVANITEFLEEEMAMERFVEALLHSIYDGQEPERYVLRDEDWEIVQDISKERYANWDWNFGKSPKFDVESKRRFPIGTIDVRLNVNKGTITEAKIYGDFFGVGDIHDVEQVLVGTRFERGAIREQLSQLDVKHYFGNVELEELVDLIS; translated from the coding sequence GTGAAATTTATTTTCAACCCGGATATCCGGGACCCGAAACTCAACTTGGCGGTCGAGGAGTATATCCTCAAGCATTTGAACGTTGAGCACGAGGACTATTTCTTGTTCTATATTAACGGCCCGTCGATCATTATCGGGAAGAACCAGAACACGTCAGAAGAAGTCAATTTGAAATATATCGAAGAGAACGGAATCGACGTCGTTCGTCGTCTCTCAGGCGGCGGTGCCGTCTACCACGATGAAGGGAACTTGAACTTCAGCTTCATCACAAAAGATGACGGCAATTCATTCAATAACTATAAGAAGTTCACGCAACCGATCGTCGACGCCTTGAAACAGCTCGGTGTCGAGGCAGAATTGACGGGACGTAACGATATTCAAGTCGGCGAACGGAAGATCAGCGGAAACGCCCAGTTCACGACGCGCGGCCGCATGTTCAGCCATGGGACGCTCATGTTCAACTCGAACATCGAGGAAGTCGTCAACTCGCTTAACGTCTCGGAAGAGAAGATGCGTTCGAAAGGCATCAAATCGGTCCGTAGCCGCGTCGCCAACATCACGGAATTCTTAGAAGAAGAGATGGCGATGGAGCGCTTCGTCGAGGCGCTTCTTCACTCGATCTATGACGGGCAAGAGCCTGAGCGCTACGTGCTTCGCGATGAGGACTGGGAAATCGTCCAGGACATCTCGAAAGAACGCTATGCGAACTGGGACTGGAACTTCGGGAAGTCACCGAAGTTTGATGTCGAGTCGAAACGTCGTTTCCCGATCGGCACGATCGACGTCCGCTTGAACGTCAACAAAGGGACGATCACGGAAGCGAAAATCTATGGTGATTTCTTCGGTGTCGGTGATATCCATGACGTCGAACAAGTACTCGTCGGGACGCGATTCGAACGCGGCGCGATTCGGGAACAATTGTCACAGCTTGACGTCAAACATTACTTTGGCAACGTCGAACTCGAAGAACTCGTCGATCTCATTAGCTGA